The Candidatus Hydrogenedentota bacterium DNA segment TCATTTTATGCGCACTGCATTACGCCCGTCAACGAGCCCGCCTGACAGAAGTCGAACGTTCAAAGCAACTTGGGCTGCCCCTGGAGACCCGCTACTTTCAGGATTCTCTGGAACTACGCTCCGTTCGCGGCAACCGAAACGACCCGCTCAGGGCTTCGCCTCGCCATCCTTCTTCGCAGCCCAAAGAATGGCGTTGTGCACCAGTGCTTTAAAGCCTTGGTTGTCATAGCCCTTCTTGTCATGTCCAAGCATGATGTAAGCAACACGCGCCTTCCCGTATTCATGCGACCAACCGACAATCGGTCCACACTTAGGATGCTCCACGCGCAACAGAGGTTTAACGTCTTTGGAGACGTCAAACCCGTTGTACGCTTCGTCGTGCGTGACAAAATTGCTCACACCCTTGGTGATGGGATCGGCGGGATCCAGAATCTGGACGTTTAGATCCTGATCGTGATCGTAGGTGCTTCCTGGACGCACTACTTTCCCATTCTCGACCACGTCGGCAAGGAAGTACTTGCCGCCGATGATGCTGGTGTATTCGGGCCACGCCTGATAACTCGCCAGACAATGATGCAGCGCCACGAGGCCCTTTCCGTCTTCCTTCAAAACGCGGATGAAATTCTGCTTCTGTTCTTCGGTGATTTCCTGAACCATGTCGTAGAGGACAACGACGTCGTAGGCGGCGGCCGCCTCTTTTGTGTACGAATCGTTTGCGGCCGGATGCTGCACCTCCTTCCAGGCAATTCCCTTCATCGAGTCGAACGCAGCAAAAAACTCCGCGCGGTCGAAGTCATGTCCCCCCGTAACGATCAGCACCCGTATAGGTTTCGCTGCATCGTCCGCGAAAACAGGATTCATGACCGCCAAACCCGCCAAACCAACTATCGCCAATCGCGTGAACATGCTTGCACCTCCGCTTCGTCGACTTGAGCCCGGTTCTCGTGAACGTGTCCGAGTATTGCAGCACCGGACCACCGAAGACAATTTGTCCGCACAGCGAGTTCGCGACTCCCTTGCCCTGCGCGTCAGACTTCGGCATCATGTGCCGCCGCGCACGCGGGCTGTCCATCACCTGACGACGCCAGAGGAGTAGCCGGTTGTCAATTCGAAGAATCCTACTCGGCCCCGAAATTTATTGGGGATTCGTCTATCTGATCGTAAGTCTCGTCGCCTCACGAAACGTGCCGCCGACGGAGTCGTTCAGCGCTTCGCTGGAATCATTGTGGTATGCCGTGCCCGTATTTGGAATACCGCTCTCGTTCGTGTTCGTCGCGATACATCGCCAGCGACGCGGATGGCTGTTGGCCCGCACAAACCTTGCGTGCCTGATCGGGCTTTTCTTTACTGCCTTACGCGTCACGAATGCCATCGACTACCAGGACTCGCGCAATTCAGGCGTTCTCGCCGGTTTCGTTATCAGCCTGGGCCTCGGTGTCATCGTCTTAGTTTTCATGAACCTGGTGGCAATCGTGTTTCTCATTCTTGCTCGAAGAAAGGGCGCCTCCTCTAATGCAGACTGCTAAGCTCTGGTTCGACGCCAACCCAATCTTGTATGGCGTTGTGGCAGCCATTGTCATTCTTGTCCTTGTTTGCGGATTGATTTCGTGGATGATGAAGCGGAGCGGTCAATCCCTTCGTCCTATCGTGTTCTTTCTGGTCTTCATGGGTATCGTGGGTGGGCCACAACTGGTCTACCATCTGACCCATCTCAAAGTCCCTGACTTGCCGTCGTCATCCGCCGTAACTCCCCCTCCGAGCAACAATGATCCAGCCACATTACCCGTTATCGAAAACGATACGTTTGCGGATTTGAAGCAAGTCTTTGGTGACGATGTCGACCCGGACCTGATTCGCGATGCAAAGGAGGTATTCCCTGGAGTACTGGACCGTGCATCCGTGGCGCAACTGGCATTCAAAGCGTCTGGCGAGACTGTTCTGGCCGCAGTATTTCCCGACGAGGAGAACGCTACCCAAGCGGCACACAACTACCTGCAATTCTTCCAGCTATCGGAGACTGGCGGAGATGAGCATACGGGATGGATAGCGCAACGTCCTTCGGCTCAGGATTACGTTCGCGTCATTGCCGCAGGACGTATGCTCATGGCGTGGACTGGCGCTGACCCGGAGAAACTCTCTGGCTACCAGGTGGCGGCACTTGGCGTCCTGCCTACCGCCTCCCCCCCGGAGGCTGACCTGCCCATACTTGCTGCCGGTCTCGCACTCGACCGCATGTTTGCTCCGTGGTGGATGAAGGCAGGAGGTCTGGTTCTGAATCTCGCGGCGGCCGTCTGCTGGTTCTTCTGGGGAACCACGTGGGCCTCCAGTTCCAGACCGGCCCCGGGTACACCCCCGGTCTCCGTCGAGGAGCTTCGGTCACGTCTGTTGTCCGTTAATGAAGCCGATTCACCGGTTCAGGTGGAAGCATCCCGCGATGGCAGGACTGTCTATGTGACGTGGCGCTACGCGGATGCCCGTTGGCTAGACCTTGCACGCGCGCGTGGCCTTCGCAGGACGCACCGCCTCTCGCTTCGCCTCGACGAAACACATCACACCGTGAAGGTACGCGAGTTCTGGAGCGAGTTCGATTGGTCGGCGGGCCGCGGCGGCGCGGATATCCGTTGGAAAGCCGCCGTGGGAATCATGTTCTTTCAATACCAGCACGAGCGTGTGCTCGGACTTCAATTCGGTCCCGATTGGAAGCCCACTACTGATCTAACCTACAGCTATACGTTCAACCTTCAAGAACTGAAACAGCCCTTGATCGACGCGGTGGTGCGCAGCGGATGGACCTGGAAACCAATCATGCTTTCGTTGTCGCGGGCGTCGTAAGTGTCCGAGCTTACTGTTCATTCATCCAAGCCGCCAAGCACAAAGGACAATGTCCGCGCGCACCTGGGCGTTGTCGCAGAGAAGGGTGTACCCGCGCATTTTTGACGGGGCAAGGGGGTGTCCGAAGCAACCGAGAGCGGCTGCGACGATTCCAGCAGAATTCCATCGTTGTCTTGCACTCGACCCATGTGAAGGTTGGGAAACGAGTGTCGCAGGCATCTTGCCTGCGTCCGTACTACAGCCGGTCACCTTCTTTGCTCTATTCGCAGAAGGTAGTCTCCAATTCGGCTTATTTCCGTCTCTTCAAGACATGGACTCGTCCACAGTTCCCCGTGTTCCCCGTGTTCCCCGTGTTCCCCGTGTTCCCCGTGGTTTGAAGTCTTTCGAACCTGATTGATCCTGTTATCGGAGTTCATCGGTGTTCATCCGTGGTCGAGTCCCGTTTGGTTGCGGGCTACGCTGCGTCCGTGTTGCCTCTCGCCAGGCTGGGGTGCAACCCCGCGTAATTTGACGATTGAGGGGGGGGGCCGGAGTAATCGTATCTCGTGCAGAGCCGCCGAGGCGCAGGGAGCGACGTGTTGTCCTGAGCCTCCCTGTTGTGGCTGGGTCTCCTGACCCTGCCACTCCTTGCGATCGTAAGGTCTCTACTTCTCTTGTTACTCTGTGAACCACGTGAGAAGGCTCGGGCACTTCCCGCGACTCCGCCGGGGACACCCCGCTCCGCGCAGAGCCGGGGACTTCCTCATGCACGTGATCCTGCATCAGGCGGCATCCCTCGATCCGGCACTCCTTCTGTGCTGCCAAACGTCGAAATACCGTAGGTAGGCGCTTCCGGATCTCGCGATTTTCCGGCCACCCGGATCGTACACACTAACAGGAGACGCAAGCCTACCTGTCTCTTCACCCAGAGGGAGGGCCAACATGAATTCCCAAACTGGAGTTTTGGCAATCTCTATCCTGATGTGTACATGGGCCAGCAGCCTGGAGGCAACAGAATCCAAAACGGAATCCGGTACGGTCCTCGTGCCACTGGCCCTCGAACTCCCGCAACCGAGCTTCAGCGGGACTCCGCTCGTTTACTCCAGCCCCAATTTCGAAGAGCCGGCCTTCACGCGCCGCAAGCCGTTCCTGGCCCCGATCGGGACCATCAATCTTGCGAAAGGAAAACCCGTCACCAGCAGCGATCCCGCCCCGCACTTCGGCAAACTCTCCTTCCTGACCGATGGCGAGAAAGACTTCCACAACGAGTTCCTCCTGGAACTCAACGCAGGAGTCCAATGGATCCAGATCGACCTGGGAGCAACGTCCGAACTCTATGCCGTACTCGTATGGCACTTTCACGCTTCCGACCGCGTTTACTTCGATGTGGTCGTTCAAATCTCGGACGACCCCACCTTCTCAAACAAGGTCACCACGTTTTACAACAACGACCTGGACAACTCCGCCGGACTTGGTTCGGGCAAGGACAAGGAATATGTTGAGAACTTCGAAGGTCGGCTAATCGACGCCCAAGGCGCCCACGGCCGCTACGTCCGCCTCTACTCCAATGGCAACACCACCGACGACACCAATCACTACGTCGAAGTGGAGGCATACGGGAAGAGCCTGAAGGATTGAAGGTCCGATTCAGCGGAAGTCCCCCCACAAGACAAACCCTACAACTATTAATACTGTCACAATATTACAAAAATTCGAGATTGACGCCCTTCGCTATTCGCGCTATTGTAAACTGAATAACCGCAGTAGGGGGTCGTCCGAGTCAATCGGCGACGGGGGATAGTTCAATGAAGCGATCGGCGATGTATCCGGTTGTCGTTATTGCGTTTCTCTCCTTAGTTCCCATGATGGGATGCCCATCACCAGCACGTCCGAATGCGGCATTTCAAGTCAATCCACGCGTCGGTGCAGCTCCGTTGGAGGCCCACTTCACCGATCAGTCCACGGTCAGCAAGGCCAGCATTACCTCCTGGAAATGGGAATTTGGCGACGGGACCACCAGTTCGATACAGAATCCCGTGCATACGTATTCAACGGCAGGCATATATGACGTGAAGCTTACCGTCAAATCATCGGGAGGAAGTGACACTGAAACGAAGACGGACTATGTCATTGCAGACCCGGATGGCGAAACCACGACGCTCCTAAACGGCGAAGTGCCGTTGACCATGGTCTGGGTTCCGGCTGGCTCGTTCTACATGGGCACCAATGCCGGCGAAACCGGCACCAGCGCGATGGAACAGCCTAAACACGAAGTGGAATTCTCCCAGGGATTCTGGATCGGCAAGTACGAAGTCACCAAGGCGCAGTGGAAGGCCATCATGCACACCGAGCCGTGGAACGAGGGCGGAGAGGATCCCTA contains these protein-coding regions:
- a CDS encoding ThuA domain-containing protein, translated to MFTRLAIVGLAGLAVMNPVFADDAAKPIRVLIVTGGHDFDRAEFFAAFDSMKGIAWKEVQHPAANDSYTKEAAAAYDVVVLYDMVQEITEEQKQNFIRVLKEDGKGLVALHHCLASYQAWPEYTSIIGGKYFLADVVENGKVVRPGSTYDHDQDLNVQILDPADPITKGVSNFVTHDEAYNGFDVSKDVKPLLRVEHPKCGPIVGWSHEYGKARVAYIMLGHDKKGYDNQGFKALVHNAILWAAKKDGEAKP
- a CDS encoding discoidin domain-containing protein; this encodes MNSQTGVLAISILMCTWASSLEATESKTESGTVLVPLALELPQPSFSGTPLVYSSPNFEEPAFTRRKPFLAPIGTINLAKGKPVTSSDPAPHFGKLSFLTDGEKDFHNEFLLELNAGVQWIQIDLGATSELYAVLVWHFHASDRVYFDVVVQISDDPTFSNKVTTFYNNDLDNSAGLGSGKDKEYVENFEGRLIDAQGAHGRYVRLYSNGNTTDDTNHYVEVEAYGKSLKD
- a CDS encoding SUMF1/EgtB/PvdO family nonheme iron enzyme, with the protein product MKRSAMYPVVVIAFLSLVPMMGCPSPARPNAAFQVNPRVGAAPLEAHFTDQSTVSKASITSWKWEFGDGTTSSIQNPVHTYSTAGIYDVKLTVKSSGGSDTETKTDYVIADPDGETTTLLNGEVPLTMVWVPAGSFYMGTNAGETGTSAMEQPKHEVEFSQGFWIGKYEVTKAQWKAIMHTEPWNEGGEDPYDPPSSPAQYVDWYDTQTFISALNTATADTYRLPTEAEWECACRAGTTGRFYWGEDVGDILIGNYAWWAGNAGNYAHNVGGKLPNALEIYDMSGNVWEWCQDWYGGYPSVKVTDPTGPGTGTLKILRGGSWYSPGANSNRSAQRNAWAPESLYYDFGFRLCKFD